A single Carnobacterium alterfunditum DSM 5972 DNA region contains:
- a CDS encoding response regulator transcription factor: MENEVIYLLVVDDEDRIRRLLKMYLERENYLIFEADNGEDAVKMALEKDYDLILLDLMLPKMNGIEVAEKIRETKNTPIMMLTAKGEEISRIEGFEVGADDYIVKPFSPREVVLRVSAILKRTQSNKPKEKANPNLIEMPHFEIDDQSHRVLVDGNPVNLTPKEYDLLVYLAQSPDQIFGREQLLREVWKYEFFGDLRTVDTHIKRLREKLTKYSEPAAKMIVTVWGLGYKFNSFPEESEK; the protein is encoded by the coding sequence ATGGAAAATGAAGTTATATATCTGCTAGTAGTAGATGATGAGGATCGAATTCGCAGACTATTAAAGATGTACTTAGAAAGAGAAAATTATCTTATCTTTGAAGCAGATAATGGAGAAGATGCCGTTAAAATGGCTTTAGAAAAAGATTATGATTTAATTTTGTTAGACTTGATGCTTCCTAAGATGAATGGGATCGAAGTGGCTGAAAAAATACGTGAAACTAAAAACACTCCTATTATGATGTTAACTGCTAAGGGAGAAGAGATAAGCCGTATAGAGGGATTTGAAGTTGGTGCGGATGATTATATTGTGAAGCCATTTAGTCCTAGAGAAGTTGTTTTAAGGGTATCGGCTATTTTAAAAAGAACACAAAGCAACAAGCCGAAAGAAAAAGCGAATCCAAATTTGATTGAAATGCCGCATTTTGAAATAGATGACCAATCTCACCGTGTGCTAGTAGATGGAAATCCAGTTAATTTAACGCCTAAAGAATATGATTTATTAGTTTATTTAGCACAATCCCCTGATCAGATTTTTGGAAGAGAGCAGTTATTGCGCGAAGTATGGAAATACGAATTCTTTGGTGATCTAAGAACGGTAGATACTCATATTAAACGACTGAGAGAAAAATTAACGAAATACTCAGAGCCAGCTGCCAAAATGATTGTAACCGTTTGGGGCCTGGGATATAAATTTAATTCTTTTCCAGAAGAATCTGAAAAGTAG
- a CDS encoding sensor histidine kinase — MFKLSSLVTRIWLATMLAIGFFLFTATQVYGIIYKKNIEENYMNDFESSINSLVSILEEDPGFLIENIDKSRAYDPHLSLIVKLDDEPLIYSSNIYLEEQLNNFNQIKSTSKFETALASGENFLIIDKTSFNGKINTPYILKKQDFNFNDQEGQLYIYGDLSFLNSTYSRMKTWSAINAILYIIIGILLFYYLQRRLGKPLKQLRDIAYDYAKNDFSKQAQSNYKDELAQLALAMNKMGKSLEVTGAATRQEKELLENIVTSISTGVLYYNQDKTLLMSNPLGDEFLQHLYRSNQVMKTVIPEVLEHRIDSVIKFPEKVIYENNIEEYYYRITLIPLFDENLESVRGVLVSIQNITKEKRLDIMRNDFINNISHELRTPLVMIQGYSEAILDDVAETQEEKKEMAKIIGEESIRMNRMVNEMLDSSRMEAGFIKLTKMDVYFEDFFKNLFTRFATMSEKNNIQMELKIDSNLNSYFMDEDKMNQVFVNLINNAIRHTSLTKKEKKKVGIWVHLDKIMDEVLIEVIDNGTGILEEDIPYVFDRFYKADKSRMVMKENKTGTGIGLSIVKNIVEAHNGFVEVKSVVNEQTKFIIHLPYLD, encoded by the coding sequence ATGTTTAAACTAAGTAGTTTAGTTACGCGTATATGGCTGGCAACGATGTTAGCTATAGGTTTTTTTTTATTTACTGCCACGCAAGTATATGGAATAATTTATAAAAAAAATATAGAAGAAAATTATATGAACGATTTTGAAAGTTCAATTAACTCTCTAGTTAGTATTCTAGAAGAAGATCCAGGTTTTTTAATAGAAAATATCGACAAATCAAGAGCTTATGATCCTCACTTGTCTTTGATCGTGAAATTAGATGATGAACCCTTGATTTATTCTTCAAATATTTATTTGGAGGAACAATTAAATAACTTTAATCAAATCAAATCAACTAGCAAGTTCGAAACTGCTTTAGCGAGTGGTGAAAATTTTTTAATAATAGATAAAACCAGTTTTAACGGAAAGATAAACACACCTTATATCTTAAAAAAACAAGATTTTAATTTTAATGATCAAGAGGGTCAGTTATATATTTACGGAGATTTGTCATTTTTAAACAGCACATATAGTAGAATGAAAACATGGTCAGCCATCAATGCTATTCTTTATATTATTATAGGTATTTTACTATTTTACTACCTCCAACGCAGGCTTGGAAAACCTTTAAAACAATTAAGAGATATAGCTTATGATTATGCTAAGAACGATTTCTCAAAACAAGCCCAATCGAATTATAAAGATGAATTAGCTCAATTGGCTTTAGCTATGAATAAAATGGGTAAGTCATTGGAAGTTACAGGAGCAGCAACTAGACAAGAGAAAGAATTATTGGAAAACATTGTGACCTCTATTTCTACCGGGGTGTTGTATTACAACCAAGATAAAACTTTATTAATGTCTAATCCACTTGGAGATGAGTTTTTACAACATTTATACCGATCAAATCAAGTAATGAAAACGGTTATACCTGAAGTGTTAGAGCACCGAATCGATTCTGTTATAAAATTTCCTGAGAAAGTAATTTATGAAAATAATATCGAAGAGTACTATTATAGAATAACCTTGATACCGCTTTTTGATGAAAATCTTGAAAGTGTACGTGGTGTATTAGTATCCATTCAAAATATAACAAAAGAAAAACGGCTTGATATTATGAGAAATGATTTTATAAATAATATTTCTCATGAATTGAGGACCCCTTTAGTTATGATACAAGGATATAGTGAGGCTATTTTAGATGATGTGGCTGAAACGCAAGAAGAAAAAAAAGAAATGGCTAAAATAATCGGAGAAGAATCGATTAGAATGAATCGGATGGTAAATGAAATGCTCGATAGTTCTAGAATGGAAGCCGGGTTTATCAAATTGACAAAAATGGATGTTTATTTTGAAGATTTTTTCAAAAACTTATTCACGCGGTTTGCTACTATGTCCGAAAAAAATAATATCCAAATGGAATTAAAGATCGATTCAAATTTGAATTCATATTTTATGGATGAAGATAAAATGAATCAAGTGTTCGTAAATTTGATTAATAATGCTATCAGACATACTAGTTTGACAAAAAAAGAAAAGAAAAAAGTAGGAATTTGGGTACACCTAGATAAAATTATGGATGAAGTTTTAATTGAAGTCATCGATAATGGAACAGGAATTTTAGAAGAAGATATTCCTTATGTATTTGATCGTTTCTATAAAGCAGATAAATCTCGCATGGTAATGAAAGAGAATAAAACGGGAACAGGCATTGGGTTATCCATTGTAAAGAACATAGTAGAAGCGCATAATGGTTTTGTTGAAGTGAAAAGTGTGGTAAACGAACAGACAAAATTTATTATTCATCTACCTTATTTAGATTGA
- a CDS encoding IS30 family transposase: MSYTHFTITERSKIEVYLELKMSIRTIAKKLNRSPSSVSRECQRNPNYQAEKAQTSYNQRKAACGAHSKLTASLKIVIQEKLDQTWSPEQISGRLLQGSLTFKTIYRWIYAGLLDVPLTVLRQKGKRQKPKETRGRFVVGTPISKRPKEIRKRTTFGHWELDTVVSGRGQAKGCVATFVERQTRWYKAILIPDRSAKSMERAIRTLHALYPREAFQSFTTDRGKEFACYTVIESELNIPMYFADAYAAWQRGSNENSNGLFREFFPKRTNFDTILTEEVEEALSLINNRPRKCLDWKTPYEAFMEKVLHLI, encoded by the coding sequence ATGAGCTACACTCATTTTACCATAACCGAACGTTCCAAAATAGAAGTCTATCTTGAACTTAAGATGTCCATTCGTACAATTGCGAAAAAGCTAAATCGCTCTCCCTCGTCCGTTTCTAGAGAATGCCAACGAAACCCAAACTACCAAGCGGAAAAAGCTCAAACATCTTATAATCAAAGGAAAGCTGCCTGCGGGGCTCATTCTAAACTAACAGCCTCGCTAAAAATAGTTATCCAAGAAAAGTTGGATCAAACGTGGTCTCCAGAACAAATTAGTGGCCGTTTACTTCAAGGATCCTTGACCTTCAAAACCATTTACCGCTGGATTTATGCCGGTTTGCTTGACGTGCCTTTGACGGTCTTGCGTCAGAAAGGGAAGCGTCAAAAACCAAAGGAAACAAGAGGTCGATTTGTTGTCGGCACACCGATTTCCAAACGGCCAAAAGAAATCAGAAAACGCACGACTTTTGGTCATTGGGAGTTGGATACTGTTGTCTCAGGTCGTGGTCAAGCGAAGGGCTGTGTTGCCACCTTTGTAGAACGTCAAACCCGTTGGTATAAAGCCATTCTTATACCGGATCGTTCCGCAAAGTCAATGGAGCGAGCCATTCGAACTCTTCATGCTCTTTATCCACGAGAAGCCTTTCAAAGCTTTACAACGGATAGAGGAAAAGAATTTGCCTGTTATACCGTGATTGAATCAGAGTTGAACATTCCAATGTACTTCGCTGATGCGTACGCTGCTTGGCAGAGAGGAAGTAATGAAAATAGTAATGGCCTTTTCAGGGAGTTTTTCCCAAAACGAACGAATTTTGATACCATTCTCACAGAGGAAGTTGAAGAAGCTCTTTCCTTGATTAATAATCGGCCCAGAAAATGCCTGGACTGGAAAACACCATACGAAGCGTTTATGGAAAAGGTGTTGCACTTAATTTGA
- a CDS encoding ECF transporter S component: MQTSNTKKMVGIAMLAAFATILISFGFPIIPGVTFLKVDFSDIPVLVGMFLYGPVGGIMIAFIRSLLHYIQTGGDAGYPIGDTASFIASVAYTLPIYLIMKSKIHDTKNIIFANVIGTASLTIVLSFVNYFLLLPLYLKVLNFSVGSISDYLLMGVIPFNIVKGAIVSTVFILLFAKLKTWLFRNQMTKVSFK, from the coding sequence ATGCAAACTAGTAACACAAAAAAAATGGTGGGAATAGCTATGTTAGCCGCTTTTGCAACCATTTTGATTTCATTTGGTTTTCCAATAATTCCAGGAGTTACTTTTCTAAAAGTAGATTTTAGTGATATTCCTGTTTTGGTTGGTATGTTTTTATACGGTCCAGTTGGAGGAATAATGATCGCGTTTATTCGTTCATTGCTTCACTATATCCAAACGGGCGGTGATGCAGGATATCCGATTGGGGATACTGCAAGTTTTATCGCTTCGGTCGCGTATACGTTACCGATTTATTTGATCATGAAGTCTAAAATTCATGATACGAAAAATATTATCTTTGCAAATGTGATTGGAACTGCATCATTGACAATTGTTCTATCATTTGTAAATTATTTCTTATTACTTCCTTTATACTTAAAAGTATTAAACTTTAGTGTAGGATCTATTAGTGATTATTTATTAATGGGTGTTATACCCTTTAATATAGTAAAAGGGGCAATAGTAAGCACAGTATTTATCTTACTCTTTGCAAAATTAAAAACTTGGTTATTCCGTAATCAAATGACAAAAGTTAGTTTTAAATAA
- a CDS encoding IS30 family transposase, whose translation MTHSNDNTPARKGKHLSYSERSQIAILKQEDYSNRPIAIVLNRVPQTINNEIKRGTITQLKRQKQKSKIYDYFIRIYDAGTGQAVYDKHRLNCGRRPKWADTDAFIEWADDKMLTDKWSPDVVVGFALKHELFDPTIIPCTTTLYYWIDREIMRTKNLDLLEKLSRKPKVLSLKKRPNKRILGQSIDNRPKEIDNRKTFGHWEIDTVIGNKIKTDAVLLTLVERQTRLEVIMKINGKDQESVNQAIRTLQARSREDFPTFFKTITSDNGSEFAGLDEALKDTLDVYFSHPYASFERGTSENQHKFIRRFIPKGKPISQFTETQCLRIQQWMNDYPRKILDYRTPHDCFVNALRLERQTA comes from the coding sequence ATGACGCACTCTAACGATAACACACCAGCACGTAAGGGGAAACACTTATCTTATTCAGAACGATCTCAAATTGCTATTTTGAAACAGGAAGATTATTCGAATCGTCCTATTGCTATTGTCCTGAATCGAGTACCTCAAACAATCAATAATGAGATAAAGCGTGGAACAATTACTCAACTTAAACGTCAAAAGCAAAAGAGTAAGATTTATGATTATTTTATTAGAATTTATGATGCTGGTACCGGTCAGGCTGTTTATGACAAGCATCGTTTAAACTGTGGCCGTCGACCAAAATGGGCGGATACAGATGCCTTTATAGAGTGGGCCGATGATAAAATGTTGACTGATAAATGGTCACCTGATGTAGTGGTTGGCTTTGCTTTAAAGCATGAGCTGTTTGATCCCACAATTATCCCTTGTACCACGACACTTTATTACTGGATAGATAGAGAGATTATGAGAACGAAAAACCTCGACCTTCTAGAAAAGCTGTCTCGGAAACCGAAGGTATTATCTCTGAAGAAGCGTCCAAATAAGCGTATACTTGGACAATCAATTGACAACCGTCCAAAAGAAATTGATAATCGTAAAACCTTTGGTCACTGGGAAATCGATACTGTGATTGGCAACAAAATAAAGACAGATGCCGTATTACTCACTTTGGTTGAACGCCAAACACGCCTTGAAGTTATTATGAAAATAAATGGTAAAGATCAAGAATCTGTAAATCAAGCGATTCGTACTCTTCAAGCACGATCCAGAGAGGACTTTCCAACTTTTTTCAAAACGATTACCTCAGATAATGGTTCTGAATTCGCGGGACTAGATGAGGCTTTGAAAGACACTTTAGATGTTTATTTCAGCCACCCTTATGCTTCTTTTGAACGAGGAACGAGTGAGAATCAACATAAATTTATTCGTCGATTCATTCCTAAAGGGAAGCCTATCAGCCAATTCACTGAGACACAATGCCTGCGAATTCAACAATGGATGAATGATTATCCCAGAAAAATATTAGATTATAGGACCCCACATGACTGCTTTGTGAACGCACTTCGCCTAGAACGACAAACAGCTTAA
- a CDS encoding helix-turn-helix domain-containing protein, translating to MEQSLYIKYFCLSLYSKKHPVKPSTLYHILVGKRTASILFKAHSYHAINFFSIFPYLQREQYDEMMQLFISKGWIKAKKADEDFYLCEKGKKEIESYFSKHFYPTRLNQLTQGKATKEFWKKIIFLTQVLSELRYKNNHYLPIEKEFKTQLWVKKWLKRNQLEKQELAISCGKEWIQVLKEMDAIDAEMIVSQLTGHEKIGKTSTQLAAKYGVEPIEIAFLLQNAIIQLMEKVAENKEKYPFFYLVYQECVGDRFSSLSQSTKITAHYLEKGLSVEKIAVKRKLKLNTISEHVIELAIIFPDFKVSSFMPQDEYERLNGLFNSHEEITYEELTSRMPSAPFYWYRLIQVERSRVRG from the coding sequence TTGGAACAATCGTTATATATTAAGTATTTCTGTCTCTCATTATATTCTAAAAAGCATCCTGTTAAACCTTCAACGCTTTACCATATTTTAGTTGGAAAAAGAACAGCCTCGATTTTGTTTAAGGCTCATTCGTATCATGCGATAAACTTTTTTTCAATTTTTCCATATTTACAGCGTGAACAGTACGATGAAATGATGCAGCTTTTTATTAGCAAAGGATGGATAAAAGCAAAAAAAGCAGATGAGGATTTTTATCTTTGTGAGAAAGGAAAAAAAGAAATAGAAAGTTATTTTTCAAAACATTTTTACCCAACTCGTTTAAATCAATTAACTCAAGGAAAGGCTACCAAGGAATTTTGGAAAAAAATAATATTTTTGACCCAAGTTCTTTCGGAGTTAAGGTATAAAAATAATCATTATTTACCAATTGAAAAAGAGTTTAAAACACAGCTATGGGTAAAAAAATGGTTAAAAAGAAATCAATTAGAAAAACAAGAGCTTGCTATTTCTTGTGGAAAAGAATGGATCCAAGTATTAAAAGAAATGGATGCGATCGATGCCGAAATGATCGTATCACAGTTAACAGGACATGAAAAAATTGGTAAAACAAGTACTCAATTAGCAGCCAAATATGGTGTTGAGCCAATTGAAATAGCCTTTTTACTTCAAAATGCCATTATTCAGTTGATGGAAAAAGTTGCTGAAAATAAAGAAAAATACCCATTTTTTTATCTCGTTTATCAAGAATGTGTAGGGGATCGTTTCAGCAGTCTTAGTCAAAGTACTAAAATAACGGCCCATTATTTGGAAAAAGGACTTTCTGTTGAAAAAATTGCTGTGAAAAGGAAATTAAAGCTGAATACGATTTCAGAACACGTTATTGAATTGGCTATTATTTTTCCAGATTTTAAGGTATCTAGTTTTATGCCTCAGGATGAATATGAACGATTGAATGGGCTATTTAATAGTCATGAAGAAATAACGTATGAGGAATTAACAAGCAGAATGCCATCTGCCCCCTTCTATTGGTACCGCTTAATTCAGGTTGAAAGGAGTCGTGTCCGTGGATAA
- a CDS encoding RecQ family ATP-dependent DNA helicase has product MDNRVLIKKNLENYFGYTSFRDGQEEVILSALDGNHTLVMLPTGMGKSLCYQLTGYCLDGLVVIVSPLLSLMQDQVEQLKLTGEKRVAAINSLMDAHEKEWVLNHLSEYKFIFLSPEMLQQEYVMSYLEKVSISLFTIDEAHCISQWGLDFRPDYSDLGIIRQQLKFPLTMALTATATERVREEILTSLQIDHENTKQVIYSVDRSNIAFSTLICDHDKKQQLINQIQKLKKPGIIYFSSKKIAEEVAGLIRNKTGMAAESYHSDIVAEDKIKIQQQFIHDEIDIICATSAFGMGINKSNIRFVIHFHLPGSPEAYLQEVGRCGRDGEPSLALLLYEPGDGMIQLRLQEYTLPTIDMLEYSYKKGKVLEGSCSPTQKQLIENYLKSDLSVEAAKNQVKSRMIYKQQQLYYMIDYAETSSCKRAFLLHYFNEKVSGKPPLCCSNCNIEINECYKETDLKQKKIVEKEKNPEETLKELFLIGN; this is encoded by the coding sequence GTGGATAATAGAGTGCTTATAAAAAAAAATTTAGAGAATTATTTTGGCTATACCTCCTTTAGGGACGGGCAAGAAGAAGTTATTTTATCAGCTTTAGACGGTAATCATACATTGGTTATGCTGCCAACAGGGATGGGGAAATCCCTTTGTTATCAACTGACCGGATATTGTTTAGATGGTCTTGTGGTGATCGTTTCTCCATTATTATCTTTGATGCAAGACCAAGTTGAGCAATTAAAGTTGACCGGTGAAAAAAGAGTTGCTGCTATTAACAGCTTAATGGATGCACACGAAAAAGAATGGGTGCTAAACCATTTATCTGAGTATAAATTTATTTTTCTCTCACCAGAGATGCTCCAACAGGAATATGTCATGTCTTATCTTGAAAAAGTTTCCATTAGTCTTTTTACAATTGATGAAGCTCATTGCATTTCTCAGTGGGGATTAGATTTCAGACCTGATTATTCAGACTTAGGTATCATTCGTCAGCAACTGAAATTTCCTTTAACAATGGCGTTAACAGCTACAGCTACAGAACGGGTCAGAGAAGAAATTTTAACGTCTCTGCAGATAGATCATGAAAACACAAAGCAAGTTATTTATTCCGTCGATCGGTCAAATATTGCTTTTTCTACTTTGATTTGTGATCATGATAAAAAACAACAATTAATAAATCAAATTCAAAAATTAAAGAAACCGGGAATTATTTATTTTTCTAGTAAGAAGATAGCTGAAGAAGTTGCTGGATTGATTCGGAATAAAACGGGTATGGCCGCTGAAAGTTATCATTCAGATATAGTAGCGGAAGATAAAATTAAAATACAACAGCAATTTATTCATGATGAGATCGATATTATTTGCGCGACAAGTGCTTTTGGAATGGGAATAAATAAAAGTAATATTCGATTTGTGATCCATTTTCATTTGCCAGGCAGTCCAGAGGCTTATTTACAAGAGGTTGGAAGATGTGGTAGAGATGGAGAACCTAGTCTTGCACTTTTATTATACGAACCAGGAGATGGCATGATCCAACTCCGTTTACAAGAATATACGTTACCAACTATTGACATGTTAGAATATAGTTATAAAAAAGGTAAAGTATTAGAAGGCAGTTGCAGCCCTACGCAAAAGCAATTGATAGAAAATTATTTAAAATCTGATTTATCTGTTGAAGCAGCCAAAAATCAAGTGAAGAGCAGAATGATTTATAAACAGCAACAATTATATTACATGATAGATTATGCTGAAACATCAAGCTGTAAGAGAGCCTTTCTTTTACATTATTTTAATGAAAAAGTAAGCGGAAAACCACCTCTCTGTTGTTCTAACTGCAATATTGAAATCAATGAATGTTATAAGGAAACTGATTTGAAACAAAAAAAAATAGTGGAAAAAGAAAAAAATCCAGAAGAAACCTTAAAGGAATTATTTTTAATTGGAAATTAA
- a CDS encoding LysM peptidoglycan-binding domain-containing protein has protein sequence MSKKNSKNNPKKENAWNRKFDDDDNFVDDKFSRTARKKAKKSVHPVITSLLIFLALIFILPTLAYFWWSNEDAGTSKTLSSSEERMIITENSSSELSSSKEPESESKVESESSSESNSVKEDSSESESEATKVEEPESQVAEEPIIEEIENVEEEATAEESANTYTVQAGDNFYRIALDHNMTTDELKSLNGISDDSISIGTVLKVK, from the coding sequence ATGAGTAAAAAAAATTCTAAAAATAACCCTAAAAAAGAAAATGCATGGAACCGTAAATTTGATGATGATGATAATTTTGTAGATGATAAGTTTTCCAGAACGGCAAGAAAAAAAGCGAAAAAAAGTGTGCATCCTGTTATAACTTCATTACTTATTTTTTTAGCATTGATCTTTATCTTACCAACATTGGCGTATTTTTGGTGGTCTAATGAAGATGCCGGAACCAGTAAAACGCTTAGCTCTTCTGAAGAAAGAATGATTATTACCGAAAATAGCAGCAGTGAACTGAGCAGTTCAAAAGAACCTGAATCAGAATCAAAAGTAGAATCAGAATCTTCATCTGAAAGTAATAGCGTCAAAGAGGATTCATCCGAGTCTGAGAGTGAAGCGACAAAAGTAGAAGAACCAGAGTCACAAGTGGCAGAAGAACCAATTATTGAGGAAATAGAAAATGTTGAAGAAGAAGCAACAGCAGAAGAATCAGCGAATACTTATACTGTTCAAGCAGGAGATAATTTTTATCGAATCGCGTTGGATCACAATATGACAACTGATGAATTAAAATCTTTAAACGGGATATCAGATGATTCAATCAGTATAGGAACTGTTTTAAAAGTAAAATAG
- the cmk gene encoding (d)CMP kinase produces the protein MEKTIRIAIDGPASAGKSTVAKIVAKELGYIYCDTGAMYRALTHQAIEKNIEVTDEKRLVELLKEMTISFEPNGDNQKVFVNGQEVTEAIRLPNVTNLVSAVSAHGEVRSELVKRQQEIAAHGRVVMDGRDIGTAVLPTAEVKIFLIASVDERAQRRYTENMSKGITTPLEVLKQEIADRDYKDSHREVSPLVQAEDAILLDTTSLSIEQVVEKIREMIHIKLSK, from the coding sequence TTGGAAAAGACAATAAGAATCGCAATTGACGGTCCGGCATCTGCTGGGAAAAGTACAGTTGCTAAAATAGTGGCAAAGGAATTGGGCTACATTTATTGCGATACTGGAGCGATGTACCGTGCGTTAACGCATCAAGCAATTGAAAAAAATATTGAAGTAACAGATGAAAAACGACTAGTAGAATTATTAAAAGAAATGACGATTTCCTTTGAGCCAAATGGGGATAATCAAAAAGTATTTGTCAATGGTCAAGAAGTCACAGAAGCGATCCGCTTACCAAATGTAACAAATTTAGTTTCTGCTGTTTCAGCACATGGAGAAGTCAGAAGCGAGTTAGTTAAACGCCAACAAGAAATAGCTGCACATGGCAGAGTCGTTATGGACGGACGAGATATTGGGACGGCTGTATTGCCAACAGCAGAAGTTAAAATATTCCTTATAGCGAGTGTTGATGAACGTGCTCAAAGACGTTACACAGAAAATATGAGTAAAGGCATAACAACTCCATTGGAAGTCTTAAAGCAAGAGATAGCTGATCGGGATTACAAAGATTCTCATCGAGAGGTATCGCCGCTCGTCCAAGCTGAAGATGCCATTCTTTTAGATACAACTAGTTTATCTATTGAACAAGTTGTTGAAAAAATTAGAGAAATGATCCATATTAAGCTTTCAAAATAG
- the rpsA gene encoding 30S ribosomal protein S1: MTENEKNHEVEEQESMMEAMGNVQEINIGDTVRGEILTIQDNKQAIVGIIGGGVEGVIPNNELSAAPFENVTDIVNVGDIVDLVVIKEIKEKENGSFLLSKRRVDAKKVWEKIQTEFDEGSIIEAPVTEVVKGGLVVDVGVRGFVPASMVDVHFVEDFSSYKGQTLKFKIVEIEPSENRLILSHKAVVEAENEEKKKDLLSHLVEGEIVKGKIARLTNFGAFIDLGGIDGLVHISQIAYEHVKDPADVLTVGEEIDVKVLSVNEEEGRISLSIKDTLPGPWDGIEERAAVGSVLNGLVKRLTSFGAFVEVFPGVEGLVHISQISHNHIATPHEILSEGDEIKVKVLEVNPTDQRLSLSIKALEEKPNHSKEKQEETNYDMPEEDTGFTLGDILGDQLSDITTDEDK, encoded by the coding sequence ATGACGGAAAATGAAAAAAACCATGAAGTCGAAGAACAAGAATCAATGATGGAAGCAATGGGTAATGTTCAAGAAATTAATATTGGTGATACTGTCAGAGGTGAAATTTTAACTATTCAAGATAATAAACAAGCTATAGTCGGTATTATCGGTGGTGGGGTTGAAGGGGTCATTCCAAACAATGAATTATCAGCGGCACCATTTGAAAACGTTACAGATATTGTAAACGTTGGAGATATTGTTGACTTAGTAGTGATCAAAGAAATCAAAGAAAAAGAAAATGGCAGCTTTTTGCTTTCTAAGCGTCGTGTTGATGCTAAGAAGGTTTGGGAAAAAATCCAAACAGAGTTTGATGAAGGATCAATTATTGAAGCGCCAGTTACAGAAGTAGTAAAAGGTGGTTTGGTGGTAGATGTCGGCGTTAGAGGATTTGTCCCCGCTTCTATGGTGGATGTCCATTTTGTAGAAGATTTTTCTAGTTATAAAGGACAAACCTTAAAATTTAAAATTGTTGAAATCGAACCAAGTGAAAACCGCTTGATCCTTTCTCATAAAGCGGTTGTTGAAGCTGAAAATGAAGAAAAGAAAAAAGATTTATTGAGTCATTTGGTTGAAGGCGAAATTGTAAAAGGGAAAATTGCTCGTTTAACAAATTTCGGAGCATTTATTGACCTTGGTGGCATAGATGGACTTGTTCACATTTCGCAGATTGCGTATGAGCACGTTAAAGATCCTGCAGATGTACTAACTGTTGGTGAAGAGATCGATGTTAAAGTTCTTTCTGTAAATGAAGAAGAAGGGCGTATTTCGCTTTCTATCAAAGATACATTACCTGGACCATGGGATGGTATTGAAGAACGTGCTGCAGTAGGTTCTGTTTTAAACGGCTTAGTTAAACGTCTAACAAGCTTTGGAGCTTTTGTTGAAGTATTCCCAGGTGTTGAAGGACTCGTTCACATTTCGCAAATTTCACACAATCACATTGCAACACCGCATGAGATTTTAAGTGAAGGTGATGAAATTAAAGTGAAAGTCTTAGAAGTAAATCCAACAGATCAACGTCTGTCTTTAAGTATTAAAGCACTAGAAGAAAAGCCCAACCATTCGAAAGAAAAGCAAGAAGAAACGAACTACGATATGCCTGAAGAAGATACCGGGTTTACGTTAGGCGATATTCTTGGCGATCAACTATCTGATATCACAACGGATGAAGACAAGTAA